The Solicola gregarius DNA window AGAACCGCCGTAACGATCCGGACCGGATGGACCTCAAGAAGTACTGCCCGCGTTGCAAAGAGCACACCGAGCACCGCGAGACCCGCTGACCCGTCGGCGCACCACGGCACCCCCACGTACGCACGTGGAGGGTGCCGTTTCGCGTACCGATAGCCTCCTCCCATGGCCCTGGACCCCGACCTCGCCGGGCGCACCTTCGCGCCGACCGCGCCGTACGACGTGAGCCGACACGAGATCGCGGAGTTCGCTGCGGCGGTGGGCTACCCGCCCGATGCCGATGAGGCGCCGCCGACCTTCCCGATCGTGATCGCGTTCCGGGCGATGACGGCTCTGATGGCCGATCCCGAGGTCGGCATCGAGCTGCGCAACGTCGTACACGCCGATCAGCGGTTCGTCTCGGAGCGGGCGATCCGTGCGGGTGACGTGCTGACCGCGCAGCTGCAGATCGAGAAGCTACGGCACATGGCGGGCACCGACATCGTCACAACCCGCAGCGACATCACGACGGTCGAGGGTGAGCACGTGTGCTCGGCGTACGCGACGCTCGCTCACAAGGGATGAGTACATGAGCCTCGAACCAGGGAGCGAGCTCGGCCCGCTCGCGTACCCGATCACCCGCGCCGATCTCGTGCGGTACGCGGGGGCGAGCGGCGACTTCAACCCGATCCACTGGTCCGATCGGGTCGCGATGTCGGTGGGGCTTCCGGGCGTGCTCGCGCACGGCATGTACACGATGGCGCTGGCCGGTCGCGCCGTCGAGTCCTGGCTCGACGACGGCCAGCAGGTGGTGGAGTTCGCGGTGCGGTTCACCAAGCCGGTCCTCGTGCCCGATGACGAGGCCGGTACGCAGATCGAGGTGTCCGGACTCGTCAAGGACGTCACCGACGGACGCACGCGCATCGACCTCACGGTCCGGTGTGGCGAGGAGAAGGTGCTCGGGATGGCGAGGGCGTTCGTTGCGTGAGCGAAGCGACGTCCCGCTCGCACCGCTGACGACCCTGCGTCTCGGCGGGCCGGCTCGTCGACTCCTCGAGGTCGCGTCGGAGGCCGAGCTCCTCGCCGCCGTACGCGATGCCGACGCTGCGGGCGAGCCCGTGCTCGTCCTCGGCGGGGGCAGCAATGTGCTGATCGCCGACGACGGCTTCGCCGGCACGGTCGTCCTGGTCCGGGCGCGCGGCGTCGACGTCGAGGCAGACGCGTGCAGCGGTGCGATGGTGACGCTCGCGGCCGGCGAGCCGTGGGACCCGTTCGTGGAGCGGGCGGTTCGAGAGCACTGGGTCGGCATCGAGGCGCTGTCGGGCATCCCCGGCCTCGCGGGTGCGGTCCCGATCCAGAACGTCGGTGCGTACGGCCAGGAGGTTTCCCAGACGATCGCCGGCGTACGTTCGTACGATCGCGTCGAGGACCGGGTGCGGACGTTCGCGGCGGCCGACTGCGACTTCGCGTACCGGATGAGCAGGTTCAAGCGCGAGCCGGGCCGGTTCGTCGTGGTGTCCGTGACGTTCCAGTTCGCGCTCGGCGAGCTGTCCGCACCCGTCGCGTACGCCGAGCTTGCCCGCCGCCTCGGCGTCGAGCAGGGCGAGCGGGCGAAGGCCGCCGACGTACGCGAGGCCGTCCTTGCGCTGCGGCGGGGCAAGGGGATGGTGCTCGACGAGCACGACCACGACACGTGGAGCGCAGGGTCGTTCTTCACCAACCCGATCCTGACCGCCGACGAGGCGGCAGAGCTTCCCGACGATGCTCCGCGTTTCGCGCAGCCCGACGGCACCGTCAAGACCAGCGCGGCCTGGCTGATCGACCACGCGGGCTTCGAGAAGGGCTACGCGCGGGGCGCGGCGGCCCTGTCCACGAAACATGTGCTCGCGCTGACCAACCGGGGCGGTGCGAGCGCCGCCGAGCTGGTCGATCTCGCACGTGAGGTACGCGACGGCGTGCGCGCCGCGTACGGCATCACGCTGCGCAACGAGCCGGTCGTCGTCGGGGCGAGTATCTGAGCCGAGGCATCCAGATCGTGGGTTTGGGCGTCCTTGGCATGGTGTGTGCGTGAGATCGATGGGAGACATGACACGGCTCGGTGCCGCGGTGGCGGCGGTTCTGGTGACGATTGCGGCATGCGCGCCGCAGTCGGACTCGACCGCGGGCGAACCGACCGAGGATCCGGCGGCGTCGGAGGAGGCCGCGGACGTCCAGGAGTTCGTCGGCCGCCCCGATCTGCCGGCGCCGATGATCGACGTCACCGGTGACACGTCGAAGGCCGCCCCGGGTCTGGTCTTCCTGGCGCCGAAGGGCGCGGACGACCCGATGCACGGCCCGACTATCGTCGACTCCGATGGAGACCCGGTGTGGATCAACCCGGTCGGAGACCGCTGGACGTACGACTTCCGGATGCAGCATTACCAGGGCAAGCCGGTGCTCACGTGGTGGCAGGGCAAGCACCTGGCCGGCGGCTACGGTCGTGGCGAGTACGTCCTGATGGACACGTCGTACAACGAGATCGCAACCGTCACGACTCCGGGCCTCGGAGCCGACTTCCACAACATGACGCTGACCTCGCACGGCACGGCGCTGATGACGAGCTTCCCGATCGTACGCCGCGACCTGCGCGACATCGGCGGTCCGAAGAACGGCTACGTCGCCAACTGCGTGGTGCAGGAGGTCGACGTCAAGACCGGCAAGGTGCGGTTCCGCTGGAACATGCTCGACCACGTGCCGCTCACCGAGACGATCGAGGATCCCGAGCACAACCCGGAGGAGCCGGGTACGAAGCAGGCGCCGCTCGACCCGTACCACGTGAACTCCGTCAACGAGGACGGCAAGGACGGTCTGCTCGTCTCGGCGCGCAACACCAGCGCCCTCTACCGGATCGATGAGTCGACCGGGAAGGTCGACTGGACACTCGGCGGGTCCGGGAGCGACTTCGAGATGACCGGCAACTCCGAGTTCGCGTACCAGCACGACGCGCAGCGACAGCCCGACGGCACCATCACGCTGTTCGACAACGAGGCCTGGCCGCAGGTCGGTGACGAGTCGCGCGGACTGCGGCTGGCGCTCGACGAGAAGCACCACACGGCACGCGTGGTCGAGGAGTACCTGCCGCCCGACGACCGGTTGTCGTCGAGTCAGGGCAACATGCAGGTGCTTCCCGGCGGGCACGTGGTCATCGGCTGGGGCTCCGAGGAGTACTACTCCGAGTACACCCACGGCGGCAAGCTGCTGTACGACGCGGCAGTCGACGGTCAGAGCTACCGGGTGCACCGCAGCCAGTGGCACGCGACGCCGACGGAGCCGCCGAAGGTGGTCTACGAGGACGGCACCGCGTACGCGAGCTGGAACGGC harbors:
- a CDS encoding MaoC family dehydratase, producing MSLEPGSELGPLAYPITRADLVRYAGASGDFNPIHWSDRVAMSVGLPGVLAHGMYTMALAGRAVESWLDDGQQVVEFAVRFTKPVLVPDDEAGTQIEVSGLVKDVTDGRTRIDLTVRCGEEKVLGMARAFVA
- a CDS encoding arylsulfotransferase family protein — encoded protein: MGDMTRLGAAVAAVLVTIAACAPQSDSTAGEPTEDPAASEEAADVQEFVGRPDLPAPMIDVTGDTSKAAPGLVFLAPKGADDPMHGPTIVDSDGDPVWINPVGDRWTYDFRMQHYQGKPVLTWWQGKHLAGGYGRGEYVLMDTSYNEIATVTTPGLGADFHNMTLTSHGTALMTSFPIVRRDLRDIGGPKNGYVANCVVQEVDVKTGKVRFRWNMLDHVPLTETIEDPEHNPEEPGTKQAPLDPYHVNSVNEDGKDGLLVSARNTSALYRIDESTGKVDWTLGGSGSDFEMTGNSEFAYQHDAQRQPDGTITLFDNEAWPQVGDESRGLRLALDEKHHTARVVEEYLPPDDRLSSSQGNMQVLPGGHVVIGWGSEEYYSEYTHGGKLLYDAAVDGQSYRVHRSQWHATPTEPPKVVYEDGTAYASWNGATEVASWRFVAGSDKASARVVATVPRDGFETSVDMPDRPYVAAQALDAKGKVLATAEPGLWP
- a CDS encoding UDP-N-acetylmuramate dehydrogenase gives rise to the protein MRERSDVPLAPLTTLRLGGPARRLLEVASEAELLAAVRDADAAGEPVLVLGGGSNVLIADDGFAGTVVLVRARGVDVEADACSGAMVTLAAGEPWDPFVERAVREHWVGIEALSGIPGLAGAVPIQNVGAYGQEVSQTIAGVRSYDRVEDRVRTFAAADCDFAYRMSRFKREPGRFVVVSVTFQFALGELSAPVAYAELARRLGVEQGERAKAADVREAVLALRRGKGMVLDEHDHDTWSAGSFFTNPILTADEAAELPDDAPRFAQPDGTVKTSAAWLIDHAGFEKGYARGAAALSTKHVLALTNRGGASAAELVDLAREVRDGVRAAYGITLRNEPVVVGASI
- the rpmG gene encoding 50S ribosomal protein L33 is translated as MASKSSDVRPKITLACTVCKERNYITKKNRRNDPDRMDLKKYCPRCKEHTEHRETR
- a CDS encoding FAS1-like dehydratase domain-containing protein: MALDPDLAGRTFAPTAPYDVSRHEIAEFAAAVGYPPDADEAPPTFPIVIAFRAMTALMADPEVGIELRNVVHADQRFVSERAIRAGDVLTAQLQIEKLRHMAGTDIVTTRSDITTVEGEHVCSAYATLAHKG